In Blautia wexlerae DSM 19850, a single window of DNA contains:
- a CDS encoding helix-turn-helix transcriptional regulator encodes MKNRLEELRKQRGIKQEDLANALEVSRQTIGSLENGRYNPSIQLAFKIARYFNMSIEEIFIYEED; translated from the coding sequence ATGAAAAATCGCCTGGAAGAATTACGAAAGCAACGAGGCATAAAGCAAGAAGATTTAGCAAATGCATTGGAAGTATCACGACAGACCATCGGCTCTTTGGAAAACGGACGCTATAACCCATCTATTCAGTTGGCATTTAAGATTGCCAGATATTTCAACATGAGTATTGAAGAAATTTTTATTTACGAGGAGGATTGA